One window from the genome of Rufibacter tibetensis encodes:
- the purS gene encoding phosphoribosylformylglycinamidine synthase subunit PurS, whose amino-acid sequence MKFTAEIDIMPHTELLDPQGKAVMLGLEHLGLEQVSDVRIGKHIRLQLEAENETAAAQKVEEACKKLLANMIMESFSYRLTAN is encoded by the coding sequence ATGAAATTCACCGCCGAAATAGACATCATGCCGCATACAGAACTGTTAGATCCCCAAGGAAAAGCCGTGATGTTGGGTTTGGAACATTTAGGCCTGGAGCAGGTTTCTGATGTAAGAATTGGCAAACACATTCGTTTACAATTAGAAGCAGAAAACGAGACCGCTGCTGCCCAGAAAGTAGAAGAGGCTTGTAAGAAATTACTGGCCAACATGATTATGGAATCCTTCTCTTACCGTCTCACAGCCAACTAA
- a CDS encoding CDP-alcohol phosphatidyltransferase family protein, with the protein MKKHIPNFITCLNLLCGCLALVAVFQQELIAAAGWIVAAATLDFLDGMVARVLNTYSEIGKQLDSLADMVSFGVVPGAAMVQMIAQAVETGGYDLPAFLPYAGFLITIFSCVRLAKFNIDTRQISSFIGVPTPACTLFIMSLPLILAYDDFGLTPIIMNPFVLLGISVLFSYLLIAELPLFALKFKNASWKGNEVRFIFMGLSILFLAILNFTAVPLNLAMYIILSFFNKSSSL; encoded by the coding sequence ATGAAGAAACACATTCCTAATTTCATCACCTGCCTTAACTTATTGTGTGGCTGCCTTGCCCTTGTCGCTGTTTTTCAGCAGGAGCTGATCGCGGCTGCTGGTTGGATAGTAGCCGCCGCCACGCTGGATTTCCTGGATGGCATGGTGGCCCGCGTGCTTAACACCTACTCTGAGATTGGCAAACAGTTAGACTCCTTGGCCGACATGGTTTCGTTTGGCGTGGTGCCCGGCGCTGCTATGGTGCAGATGATTGCCCAAGCCGTTGAAACCGGTGGGTATGACTTGCCCGCTTTTCTGCCTTATGCCGGCTTCCTGATCACTATCTTTTCCTGTGTGAGGTTAGCCAAGTTCAACATTGACACCCGCCAGATTTCTTCTTTCATTGGTGTACCAACCCCGGCCTGCACCCTTTTCATCATGTCTCTGCCGCTGATCCTGGCTTATGACGACTTCGGCTTAACCCCGATTATTATGAACCCGTTTGTACTGCTGGGGATTTCAGTGCTATTTTCTTACCTACTCATAGCCGAGTTGCCGCTTTTTGCGCTTAAATTCAAGAATGCATCCTGGAAAGGCAATGAGGTGCGGTTTATTTTCATGGGGCTTTCCATTCTTTTCCTGGCAATCCTTAACTTTACCGCGGTTCCTTTGAACCTAGCGATGTACATTATTTTATCCTTTTTCAATAAATCTTCTTCCTTATGA
- a CDS encoding MBL fold metallo-hydrolase: MAATGLQVKYFTFNPFQENTYVLCDSTKECVVIDPGCADKQEQQELKQFIQSEGLKVVRLLNTHCHIDHVLGNKFVADTYGVPLEIHEEDLAVLRAVPTYSAAYGFPQYQEILPEKFLKEGENVSFGETELEILFTPGHAPGHVVFYHPQSKNLIGGDVLFQRSIGRTDLPGGDFNTLIQSIRSKLFTLPEDVTVYPGHGPSTTIGEEKASNPFLS; the protein is encoded by the coding sequence ATGGCTGCCACTGGTCTGCAAGTAAAGTACTTTACCTTCAATCCGTTTCAAGAAAACACCTACGTGCTGTGTGACTCCACTAAGGAATGCGTGGTCATTGACCCCGGCTGCGCCGATAAGCAGGAACAGCAGGAGTTGAAGCAGTTCATCCAATCTGAAGGTCTGAAAGTAGTACGCCTTTTGAACACCCATTGCCACATTGACCACGTGCTGGGCAACAAGTTTGTCGCTGATACTTACGGCGTGCCATTGGAGATTCATGAAGAAGACCTGGCTGTCCTGCGTGCGGTGCCTACGTATTCAGCTGCCTATGGCTTTCCGCAATACCAGGAGATTTTACCGGAGAAATTCCTAAAAGAGGGCGAAAACGTAAGCTTCGGCGAAACCGAGCTGGAAATATTGTTCACGCCCGGTCACGCGCCCGGCCACGTGGTGTTCTACCACCCACAGAGCAAGAACCTGATTGGCGGTGATGTCCTGTTCCAGCGCAGCATCGGCCGTACCGATTTACCGGGCGGTGATTTTAACACGCTCATTCAAAGCATCCGCTCCAAATTATTCACCCTCCCGGAAGATGTCACTGTTTACCCTGGTCATGGCCCTTCTACCACCATTGGGGAAGAGAAAGCCAGCAATCCGTTTTTGAGCTAA
- a CDS encoding NAD(P)/FAD-dependent oxidoreductase, with the protein MIYDYLVVGHGLAGAILTCFLEKAGKTVLVIDAPKENSASRVAAGLINPVAGKRFAKSWQVDSFLPAATSFYQEMEARYHAEFFYRKPILKLFSTPEEQNNWMGKSTDAAWEGYIETTHLQLPTSEYVHQELGGLLIQQGGYVALRPFLDLREEDLKSRGAFRSEAFDFSQLQLVPEGVKYGGVQARKIIFCEGAQGAQNPFFSWLPFSLNKGEILDINVPDFEATYIYNKAVYVVPLGQYQYRVGATYNWRNLEEALTIEAREELETKVQDILKKPFEVTKQYVGVRPAVRDRKPLMGLHPQNPQVGIFNGMGSKGVLMAPLLAQQFIAHIEQETALWPEVNIVRYLSLYLASTSNT; encoded by the coding sequence ATGATTTATGATTATCTGGTAGTAGGACACGGCCTGGCCGGCGCAATTTTGACGTGTTTTCTGGAAAAAGCCGGTAAAACGGTGCTGGTCATTGATGCTCCCAAAGAGAACTCCGCCTCACGGGTAGCGGCGGGCCTGATCAACCCAGTAGCAGGAAAACGGTTCGCGAAAAGCTGGCAAGTAGACTCTTTTCTGCCTGCGGCCACCTCGTTTTACCAGGAAATGGAAGCCCGCTACCACGCAGAATTCTTCTACCGCAAACCTATCCTGAAACTCTTTTCCACCCCCGAGGAGCAGAACAACTGGATGGGCAAAAGTACCGATGCCGCCTGGGAAGGGTACATTGAAACCACGCACCTGCAACTACCCACCTCTGAATACGTTCATCAGGAACTGGGTGGCTTGCTCATTCAGCAGGGTGGGTACGTGGCCTTGCGCCCGTTTTTGGATTTGCGGGAGGAAGACCTGAAAAGCAGGGGGGCGTTCCGCTCAGAAGCCTTTGATTTCTCCCAGCTCCAACTAGTTCCTGAAGGAGTGAAATACGGCGGGGTGCAGGCCAGAAAAATTATTTTCTGCGAGGGTGCGCAGGGTGCCCAGAACCCTTTCTTCAGCTGGTTGCCTTTTTCCTTGAACAAAGGCGAAATTTTAGACATAAATGTGCCAGATTTTGAGGCTACATATATCTATAATAAAGCCGTTTACGTTGTGCCTTTAGGACAATACCAGTACCGAGTAGGAGCCACGTACAATTGGCGGAATCTGGAGGAAGCGCTTACAATTGAGGCGAGGGAAGAACTGGAAACCAAAGTGCAGGACATCCTGAAAAAACCATTTGAGGTGACAAAGCAGTATGTAGGGGTGAGGCCTGCCGTAAGAGACCGGAAACCTTTGATGGGGCTGCACCCTCAGAACCCGCAGGTAGGTATTTTCAACGGCATGGGATCTAAAGGTGTGCTGATGGCGCCTTTGCTGGCGCAGCAGTTCATTGCCCATATAGAGCAGGAAACGGCCCTGTGGCCCGAGGTGAATATTGTCCGGTATTTATCGTTATATTTAGCATCTACGTCAAACACATGA